A region of Anguilla anguilla isolate fAngAng1 chromosome 18, fAngAng1.pri, whole genome shotgun sequence DNA encodes the following proteins:
- the LOC118218506 gene encoding RING finger protein 122-like — protein sequence MQLLQWCNGCLCSLVLQRSKELCKVTSGEMYHLPFNVYIIVPAIGLFIFLLFMILCYLSRLRQRGAREQYGYNEVVLKGKKLSLLGQTCAVCLDEFRSREELGVCPCSHAFHKKCLVKWLEIRSVCPMCNKPVCRLPPDPPQGAEGPPNPQEV from the exons ATGCAGCTACTCCAGTGGTGCAATG GATGTCTATGCAGCCTAGTGTTGCAGAGATCCAAAGAGCTGTGTAAAGTAACTTCCGGAGAGATGTACCACCTGCCGTTCAATGTGTACATCATCGTGCCGGCCATCGGCCTCTTCATCTTCCTGCTGTTCATGATACTCTGCTACCTGTCCAG gctgaGACAACGTGGCGCAAGGGAGCAGTATGGATATAACGAG GTTGttctaaaaggaaaaaaactgagcCTTCTTGGA CAAACCTGTGCCGTGTGCCTGGATGAGTTCCGCAGCAGGGAGGAGCTGGGAGTGTGTCCCTGCTCTCACGCCTTTCACAAGAA gTGTTTGGTGAAATGGCTGGAGATCCGGAGCGTCTGCCCCATGTGTAACAAGCCCGTCTGCAGACTGCCGCCGGACCCCCCTCAGGGGGCCGAGGGCCCCCCGAACCCGCAGGAGGTGTGA